CGGTTTTTTCGCACCATTTGGGGAAGGCGCGGCGGCGGTCGATGGGCGCGGCGGTGATCACAATCGCGACCTGCGCGGGATCGACGGTGGCGAGGAGCTCCTTCAGGTCATCGACGAGCTTGAGGGTGCTCTCGGCGCGACCGGTGACGGAGTCGGCGAGGAAGTTGACGTCCTTAAACCAGACAACGCGTTTGCCACCGAACATGGAGACGGTTTGCACGCTTTCGCGGAAGCGATTGATGGCGCTTTCGACCTCGCCGACGTTGTTGGCAAAACCGCTGATGATCTCGCGGGCGAACTCATCGGTCACGTCGGCGGTGAGCTCGTCGTAACGCGTCTTGCCGAGTCGATTGACGAGGAAGTCATCGGCTCCGCAGACGAAAATGAACGGCTTGGCGGCGTCGGGCATGGAAGAGAACTGTGGCGGCGGGCGCGGGCGCGAGGCAAGCGCGGAGGCCGGGACGTTTACCCGCGAATGAATAAAAATTCATCTGTCGTTCACGAACGGTTCACGAGCGGCCGGTAGGGTGAGGCGACTTTTGGCACCCCTCCTATGAAAATCCCTGCGCTGCTCCGTTCTCTGGTCGCCCGCCGTCATGGCGGCGTTGTTTTGTTTGTTGGACTCTTCATGCTGCTCGCGTTGGTCACCCGTATCGCGCTGCTGGCGCAGTCGGGGTGGGCGTTGGATTGGAATGCCACTCTGATCGCTTCCTTTGCGTGGGGTGCCTTGTTCGACCTCGGAGCGGCGCTGCTTTTTGCCGTGCCGCTGGCATTGGTTTTAACGCTGCTGCCGGCAGGCATCTTCGAGCGCCGCTGGGCGCGGGCCGGCGCGCATGGGGTTTTTATCGGAGCGATCGGACTGCTGCTATTCAGCGCGGTGGCTGAGTGGTTTTTTTGGGATGAATTCAGCACGCGCTTTAACTTCATCGCGGTCGATTACCTCGTCTATACGACCGAGGTGGTGGCCAACATCCGCGAGTCCTATCCGATGCCGGCGATTCTGGGGGTGATCCTGCTCGCGAGTGTCGGGCTGCACCTCTTGCTCGCTCGGACGGGGCTGATCGACTGCTGGCTGGAGGCGCCGCGCGTGACGACACGCCGACGTTATGTGCAAGGCGGCGCTTGGATGGCGGCGGCGTTGGTCGCGGGAGTGGCGCTCGATTCGAACCAGTTGCCCGCATTTGCCAACACCTACAATCGCGAGCTTGCGAAGAACGGCCCGTGGTCGCTGTTTGCGGCGTTTCAGCACAACGAAATCGATTACGACCAGTTTTACGCGAAGCTTCCCGTGGACGAGGCGTTTTCGCATCTGCGCACGGAACTGGCGCAGGACGGCAGCCTGCCGCTCGGTCTCAAAGACGCGCGCGACACGTTGCGTTACATCAAAAACGAAGGGCCCGAGAAACACCTCAACGTGATCCAGATCACGGTCGAGAGTCTGAGCGCCAGTTTCGTCGGCGCGTATAATCCCGATTCAAACCTCACGCCAAATCTCGATGTGCTCGCGAAGCAGAGTCTGGTGTTCGACAATCTCTACGCGACCGGCACGCGCACGGACCGCGGCATGGAGGCGCTGACCTTGTCGATGCCGCCCACGCCCGGACGTTCGTTGGTGAAGCGTCCGCACAACGAGAATCTGTTCACCCTCGGCTCGGTTTTTCGCAGCCGCGGTTACGACACGGCGTTCATCTATGGTGGCTACGGCTACTTTGATAACATGAACACGTTCTTTGGCGGGAACGGCTATCGCATCGTGGACCGCGCCGCCGTCGCCAAGACCGACATCACCTTCGCCAATGCCTGGGGGGCGTGCGACGAGGACGTATTCAACTGGACACTACGAGAGGCCGACCGCTCCGCCGCCGCGGGCAAGCCGTTTCACTACTTCGTGATGACGACTTCCAATCACCGCCCTTACACGTATCCGGACGGTCGCATCGATCTGCCGTCGAAGATCTCCCGCCGCTCCGGCGCGGTGAAATACACCGACTACGCCATCGGAAAACTCATCCGCGACGCGTCGTCCAAGCCGTGGTTTAAAAACACCGTCTTCGTCATCGTGGCCGACCATTGCGCGTCCGTCGCGGGCAAGACCGAGCTGCCCGTTCAGAACTACCACATTCCGATGCTGGTGTATGCGCCCGGCGGGCAGGTCGCGCCCGGGCACATCGGCGATTTGATGAGCCAGGTGGATTGCGCGCCGACGATCCTCGGTCTGCTCAACTGGAGTTATGCCACGCGCTTTTATGGGTGGGACGTGCGCACCGCGCATGGCGACCGCCGCGCGCTCATCGGCAATTATCAGAAGCTCGGGCTCTACGAGGAAGGCACGCTCGATGTGCTGAAGCCGGTGCGCGGTTACAGCGCCTATCGCTACGACCCCGTGACCTTCGCACTGACCGGACGCCCCAAGGAAACCGAGGAACGCGACGAGACGATCGCCTACTACCAGACGGCCAGTTACCTTTATAAGAGCGGTGGTTATCGTGCCGTGAGCGATGCCGATCAGACGGGCTACACCGCGCAGATTCTTGCGCTGAACCCGGATCGCTCGACCGCCGCCGTTTCCGCCCCCAAAACCACTGCGGACACTGCCGCTGAAATCATCCGATGATCACGCGCCGACCTTTTATTGATCGCACGCTGTGGCCGGTGTTCGCAGTGCTCGCCGGGCTGTTTCTGCTTTTCGAATTCACGCAGGTGGATTTGTGGGTGCAGGACCGGTTGTATGATTTCTCCGCGCACGCCTGGATGGTGAACGAGAAAGACCTGTGGCCGCGCATCTTTTTCTACACGGGACCGAAGGTGCTGATCATTGCGCTGGCGGCCGGCTTGATGACCCTCGCGCTCGGGCCCGAGCGGTGGCGTGTTCGCGGGTCGTTCACCTTGAGGCGCTGCGACATTTGGGTCGTTATCGCCACGCTGGCGACGGGACCGGCCTTGATCGCGACGAGCAAGGCCACGACCAACGTGTTTTGTCCGCGGGAGATTCGCCGCTATGATGGCTTCGCCCCGTATGTGCGCGTGTTGGAATCCTATCCCGAGGGTGATCGTCCCTCGCGACGCGGACGCGGGTTTCCGGCAGGGCATGCCAGTGGCGGCTTTGCATTGCTGAGCCTCGCCGGGCTCGCGCGCAGTCGTCGCGGTCAACTCATCGGTGCCTCCATCGGCTTCGCGGTGGGCGGGGCGATGGGCGGCTACCAAATGCTCAAAGGCGCGCACTACCTGAGCCATACCGTGATCACGGCGCTGGTGTGCTGGTTATTGTTTCTCATCTGGCGTCGCCTGCTGAAGGCCACGACGGGTAATGAACAAAAATTAATTCCTGCTTCATCCTGAGTTCATCTCCGTCGGTTAACGTATCGCCATGAAATTACTCCCGCTTCTGATTGCCGGCCTGTTGCCGGTTTTCGCGATCGCGGCTCCCTCGCCGTTGGCCATCGATCCAGGCCAGTCGCACATCGAAATCGCGGTCAAGGCCACCGCTGCTTCGTTCACAGGAAAACTCGACGCCTACACC
This window of the Rariglobus hedericola genome carries:
- a CDS encoding LTA synthase family protein → MKIPALLRSLVARRHGGVVLFVGLFMLLALVTRIALLAQSGWALDWNATLIASFAWGALFDLGAALLFAVPLALVLTLLPAGIFERRWARAGAHGVFIGAIGLLLFSAVAEWFFWDEFSTRFNFIAVDYLVYTTEVVANIRESYPMPAILGVILLASVGLHLLLARTGLIDCWLEAPRVTTRRRYVQGGAWMAAALVAGVALDSNQLPAFANTYNRELAKNGPWSLFAAFQHNEIDYDQFYAKLPVDEAFSHLRTELAQDGSLPLGLKDARDTLRYIKNEGPEKHLNVIQITVESLSASFVGAYNPDSNLTPNLDVLAKQSLVFDNLYATGTRTDRGMEALTLSMPPTPGRSLVKRPHNENLFTLGSVFRSRGYDTAFIYGGYGYFDNMNTFFGGNGYRIVDRAAVAKTDITFANAWGACDEDVFNWTLREADRSAAAGKPFHYFVMTTSNHRPYTYPDGRIDLPSKISRRSGAVKYTDYAIGKLIRDASSKPWFKNTVFVIVADHCASVAGKTELPVQNYHIPMLVYAPGGQVAPGHIGDLMSQVDCAPTILGLLNWSYATRFYGWDVRTAHGDRRALIGNYQKLGLYEEGTLDVLKPVRGYSAYRYDPVTFALTGRPKETEERDETIAYYQTASYLYKSGGYRAVSDADQTGYTAQILALNPDRSTAAVSAPKTTADTAAEIIR
- a CDS encoding phosphatase PAP2 family protein codes for the protein MITRRPFIDRTLWPVFAVLAGLFLLFEFTQVDLWVQDRLYDFSAHAWMVNEKDLWPRIFFYTGPKVLIIALAAGLMTLALGPERWRVRGSFTLRRCDIWVVIATLATGPALIATSKATTNVFCPREIRRYDGFAPYVRVLESYPEGDRPSRRGRGFPAGHASGGFALLSLAGLARSRRGQLIGASIGFAVGGAMGGYQMLKGAHYLSHTVITALVCWLLFLIWRRLLKATTGNEQKLIPASS